The DNA segment CGGCATTGCACTAAAATCGCCTTTTGTTATGCAAACTATGTGTGATGTAATAAACAAGCCCATAAAGGTTTGTAATACAGACCAAGCTTGTGCCCTTGGTGCGGCAATGTTTGCAGCAACAGCTGCAGGTATCTACAGTAAAGTGGAAGATGCAATTGCAGCTATGAATAGTGGTTTCAGCAAAGAATATGTACCTAACGCAAATAACGTTAAGTCCTATGCAGAAATATACAAGAAATATCTTAAACTTGGAGAGTTCACCGAAAAGGAACTTTACAAGTAAAAAAATAATTAGGGACGGATTATAATATTCGCCCCTAATTATTGCTTACCTGTTAAGACATTAGGGAAACCGTCTTAATATTCGTATTATATAATAAATAAAGAATTTTATGAACAAGCTATTCACTACATTAATATTGTTATCAGCAATATCTGTTTCTTCTGTGGCTGATACTGAAAATCATGGAATTATACATGCTGATCAGTGTAAACAGATAATATACAAAGAAATTTATGGCCAATTTGCGGAACATTTGGGTTCTTGCATATATGGTGGACTGTGGGTTGGAGAAAACTCAAATATTCCGAATATTAATGGATACCGTAAAGATGTTTTTGAAGCCTTGAAAAACCTAAAAGTTCCAGTATTAAGATGGCCTGGGGGCTGTTTTGCAGACGAATATCATTGGATGGACGGTATTGGACCTAAAGATAAACGCCCAACCATGCAGAATAATAATTGGGGAGGAACTATTGAAAACAATAGTTTTGGTACTCATGAATTTCTAAACTTGTGCGAAATGCTTGGTTGTGAACCATATATAAGTGGTAATGTCGGAAGCGGAACAGTTGAAGAACTTGCCAAGTGGGTAGAATATATGACAAGTGGTGGTAATACACCTATGGCAAAACTCCGCAGAGAAAATGGGCGCGATAAACCATGGCACGTAAAATTTCTGGGAGTAGGCAATGAGAGTTGGGGATGCGGAGGTAATATGCGTCCTGAATATTACAGTGACTTATTCCGAAGATATTCTACTTATTGCAGAAATTACGACGGTAACCAACTTTATAAAATAGCTAGTGGAGCTAGTGATTATGATTACAATTGGACTAAAGTAATGATGAATAATGTAGGGCATCGTATGGATGGAATCTCACTCCATTACTATACTGTTACTGGATGGAACGGCAGTAAAGGTTCTGCAACAAAATTCAATAATAATGACTTTTATTGGACAATGGGGAAATGCCTAGAAATAGAGAATGTTATAAACAAACATTGTGCTATAATGGATAAAGAAGATCCCAAAAAACAAATAGGACTTCTCGTTGACGAATGGGGAACATGGTGGGACGAAGAGCCAGGGACAATCAAAGGACATTTATATCAGCAAAATTCAATGCGTGACGCTTTTGTAGCAGCACTAACATTGAATGTCTTTCATCGTCACACAGATCGTATAAGAATGGCAAACATTGCTCAGGTAGTAAATGTTTTGCAGTCTATGATACTTACAAACGACAAAGGACAAATGGTTCTTACACCAACCTATCATGTATTCGAAATGTACAAAAAATTTCAAGATGCTACATATTTACCAACAGATTTAAAATGTGACAGCATGAATGTGCCTGACAATAGAAATATTCCAATTGTAAGTGCTTCAGCTGCACGCGAGAAAGATTCCAATACAATAGTCATCTCATTAGTAAATGTAAGTCTTGATAAGGCTCAGAATGTATCATTAAATATAGAAGGAGCCAAAACTAATACAGTAAGTGGAAGAATTCTTACATGCAAGAATATTAAGGATTATAATGACTTTGATAATCCTAATTTAGTAAAGCCAGCAATATTCAGTGATGCGAAGGTTTCTAAAAGCGGGTTAAAAGTAAAAATCCCGGCAAGATCCGTCGTAGTATTGGAATTAAAATAGTAACTTTGCAACTATAAAAATTTAAATCAAATAATTATAAGAACAATGAATGACAAGAAATTAATGAATTTAGCAGCAGACAATATCCGTATTTTGGCTGCATCAATGGTAGAAAAAGCAAAATCAGGACATCCGGGCGGTGCTATGGGTGGAGCTGATTTCATAAATGTTCTCTTCTCTGAATTTTTGGTTTATGATCCAGAAAATCCAACATGGGAAGGACGCGATCGCTTTTATCTCGATCCAGGTCACATGTCCCCAATGCTATATTCAGTACTTTGTCTATCAGGAAAATTCACTCTTGACGAACTTCAGCAGTTACGTCAATGGGGATCTCCCACTCCAGGACATCCAGAACGTGATTTAGAACGCGGTATAGAAAATACGTCAGGACCTCTAGGCCAAGGACATACATTTGCAGCTGGTGCTGCAGTAGCAGAGAAGTTCCTTCAAGCCCGTCTTGGTAAAGAAATGATTCAGCATAAAATTTACGCTTATATATCAGATGGCGGAATTGAAGAAGAAATATCTCAGGGCACAGGCCGCCTTGCTGGTGTTCTAGGACTAAATAATCTTATAATGTTTTACGATTCTAATGATATCCAGCTCTCTACAGAGTGTGGTATGGTTATGAACGAAGACACTGAAGCAAAATATAAAGCATGGGGATGGAACGTTATAAAAATTAATGGTAACGACCCAGACCAAATTCGCGAAGCTATTAAGAAAGCTCAAAACGAAGAATCACGTCCTACTCTAATAATAGGAAAAACTATTATGGGCAAAGGTGCATTGAAAGATGATGGATCTAGCTATGAGCGTAATGTTAAGACTCATGGTGCACCTCTAGGAGGTGATGCTTTCCAAAATACTATTAAGAACCTTAGTGGAGATCCGACTGATCCATTCAAAATTTTTGATGATGTTAAAGCGCTATATGAAAATCGTCAGATTGAATTGAAAAAGATAGTCGCAGAGCGTCACGCAGCAGAAGCAGCATGGGCTAAGACAAATCCAGAAAAGGCCGCACAGATGAAGGAATGGTTTTCTGGAAAAGCACCAAAAGTCGATTGGAGCACAGTCATCCAAAAAGAGAATTCTGCTACACGTGCAGCATCTGCAGCATGCCTTGGCGCACTAGCGCAACAAGTTCCTAACATGATATGTTCATCTGCCGACCTATCAAACAGTGATAAGACTGACGGTTTCTTAAAGTATACAAAGTCACTTGTTAAAGATGACTTCTCTGGAGCATTTTTCCAGGCAGGAGTAAGTGAGTTAACAATGGCTTGCATGTGTATAGGTATGTATCTTCATGGTGGAGTTATTCCGGCATGTGGAACATTCTTCGTCTTCTCAGACTATATGAAACCAGCTGTACGTATGGCGGCATTAATGCAGGTACCTATCAAATTTATCTGGACACATGATGCGTTCCGTGTAGGTGAAGATGGACCAACTCATGAACCAGTAGAGCAGGAAGCACAAATCCGTCTTATGGAGAAGATGAAAAACCATGCAGGAAAAGATAGCGTAAGAGTATTCCGTCCTGCAGATGCAGATGAGACAACCGTATGTTGGAAACTTGCTATGGAAAATATAGAAACACCAACAGCTCTAATTTTCTCACGCCAAAATATCACGAAACTCCCAGCCGGAACAGATTATGAACAAGCTGCTAAGGGTGCTTACGTAGTAGCAGGAAGCGATGAAAAATTTGATGTAATTCTTCTTGCTGATGGTTCTGAGGTTGCAACTCTTGTATCAGGAACTGAACTTCTACGCAAAGATGGTATTAAAGTCCGTATAGTAAGTGTTCCTAGTGAAGGTTTATTCCGCAATCAAAGTAAGGAGTATCAGGAAAGTATACTGCCAAAAGGAAGCAAAATCTTTGGTATGACAGCTGGCCTTCCTGTAACACTTGAAGGACTAGTAGGAGCAAATGGAAAAGTATTTGGCATGGAAAGCTTCGGCTTCTCAGCACCTTATCAAGTACTAGATCAAAAATTAGGATATACTGCAGAGAACGTATATAATCAAGTTAAAGAACTTTTAGCAGAATAATGGACATTAAAACGATAGGACTAGCCAGCGACCACGCAGGATATGAACTTAAACAGTATGTTAAACAATACTGCGAGGCTCATGGCTATGAATATAAGGATTACGGCACATACTCTACTGATAGTTGTGACTATTCGGATTTTGGCCACGCATTAGCACAAGGAATAGAATCTGGCGAAGTGTATCCTGGTATAGCAATATGTGGTAGTGGTGAAGGGATAAGTATGACGCTTAATAAGCATCAGAATATCCGTGCTGGATTGTGCTGGATACCAGAAATAGCACATCTCATACGCCAGCATAATAACGCCAATGTTCTTGTAATGCCAGGAAGATTCATAGATAATGCCATGGCAAAAAAAATTATGGATGAGTATTTTTCTACTGACTTTGAAGGTGGACGCCATCAAAGGAGAATAGATAAAATTCCTATTCAGAAAAAATAGCCATATAAAACAAGGCAGACTATTTGATATGAACCCCGAAAGTTAGACAAAGAACTTTCGGGGTTTTATAATGACAAAAAAGAAGAGTATAATACTCACGAAAATTTAGACAACCGCATTGTTAGACAAATAAGTTGTCTTTTTCCAGAGAGGAGGTGGTTCTTCTTCAATTTAGTTAAAGTAGCTTCATTTGCATAAATAATTATCACAATACCACTAGCCCTTTGTTTATGGGGTTTTCAAACATGTTGGAATACCGCAAAATGTAAACCAGACTGGTAACATTACTGCAGATGTGTATACCATAATGGTAAGACTTTTATATTTCTGTAAAGTGGATCAGTAAAGCTTTTAATAATTTGTATAGTAATTCAGTAAGTATAACAACAAAGATGTATACCTAATTCAGGCATAGTCATAGCTATTCTTTTACTATACAAAAGCATTGAGTTAGGTCCCTAAAAACATAGCTTTTGATGAGTGAAAGCATAGCTTTTGCATCGCTAATAGCCCTCTTTTAGAAATATCACCGTGATTTTTTACAAAAAAACGCCACAATACCACTATCTTCATAAATCATTGAATATAAACACTATACAAAGCAATAAGCAGAACGCTTTTACCACAAAATACCACTCATACACCACTATGAAAATAAAGTGGTATATGAGTGGTATAATTGAAGAAGAACAACTTTTGGAAAAAGACAAAGTGAGGTTTCATAACCAAACCTCACTTTGTATAACACACTGTTAATCAAACAATTAACACAGATTAGTGAGGTTGATGTTTCAAAAAAGTTTTTTACAAGAAAAATATTATATACATTGATAGTATCGGCGAATCGGTACCCGCAGTATCACTTGAATCAGTACCATCATATCACTGCAATCGGTACCAGAATCTATAAAAATTATATTATATTTGGTTTGATTTCAAAGATTTTCTTTAAATACTTAAATGATATAAAAAATAAATTAGTTTTTAGCCCATAATTACGGCAAGCCTTAAGGTCCTCTTTTGTGGTTAAAAATCTGCTATACAGATTTTTTGTACTTATTCCCCCTACTCTCATAGTAACAAAATCCATTTTAATATACTTAGCCTTTATATTATATTTATAAAAAAGACGCACCATCATATCATAATCTGCAGCGATTTTGTAATCCAAAGAAAATAGACCATATTTTAGATACACATCCTTTTTTGCATAAAATGTAGGATGTGCAGGCATTAATCCATATTTCAACATCATGGGTCGAAATATAGCTGAAGAATAATAACGCACACATTTTTCTTTATTACCATTCTTAATGAAATGTACATCACCGTATACGGCATCAATACCTTCCTCAAAATTATCAATCATACTTCCTATCACGTCATCCGATGTAAAATAATCATCCGAATTAAGAAAACCTATTATATCGCCTGTACTATTCAGAATACCCTTATTCATTGCATCATAAATGCCATTATCAGGCTCTGATATAAAACGAAGACGGCCAGAAAAATTAAATTGATTAAGTCGTATAATGTCAATTGTACTATCGGTGCTTTTGCCATCTATAATCAGGTATTCAATATTTTTATACTTTTGGGACAATACAGAATTTATTGTATCAAGAATAGTCTTCTCGCTATTATATGTACATGTAATTATTGAAACTTTCATCATATTGATTTACTATATAACAATCATGATTACAAATTATTGTTTTAAACGCTAATAATATTCTTGATTTGAATAATGGTCTCTAAAATAATATTAACTTTGCAAATAAAACCAATTAGATGGAAACTAATAATGGACATAAAATTGCTGCAGTAATAGTTTGCTATAATCCGTCAATAGAAAGATTACAGCAAAGCATAAAAACAATATATAAGCAAGTTGATCAGATATTTATAATAGACAATCATTCATCAAACATAAATGAATATGAAAAAGTAATAGATTCCAAAATAAATATCATCAAATTAGATGAAAACAAAGGTATCGCGTATGCACTTAATGCAGGACTAATGTACTGTAAAAAGAGTAATTACTTATGGATGCTAACACTAGACCAAGACAGCATCTTGAATTCTAATTCTTTAGATTTACTATATAGATCTGCAATAAAGGATATTACGGCAATCATTGCTCCTAGAGTAATAGATATTAAAGCACCTGATAAGGAT comes from the Xylanibacter oryzae DSM 17970 genome and includes:
- a CDS encoding alpha-N-arabinofuranosidase; its protein translation is MNKLFTTLILLSAISVSSVADTENHGIIHADQCKQIIYKEIYGQFAEHLGSCIYGGLWVGENSNIPNINGYRKDVFEALKNLKVPVLRWPGGCFADEYHWMDGIGPKDKRPTMQNNNWGGTIENNSFGTHEFLNLCEMLGCEPYISGNVGSGTVEELAKWVEYMTSGGNTPMAKLRRENGRDKPWHVKFLGVGNESWGCGGNMRPEYYSDLFRRYSTYCRNYDGNQLYKIASGASDYDYNWTKVMMNNVGHRMDGISLHYYTVTGWNGSKGSATKFNNNDFYWTMGKCLEIENVINKHCAIMDKEDPKKQIGLLVDEWGTWWDEEPGTIKGHLYQQNSMRDAFVAALTLNVFHRHTDRIRMANIAQVVNVLQSMILTNDKGQMVLTPTYHVFEMYKKFQDATYLPTDLKCDSMNVPDNRNIPIVSASAAREKDSNTIVISLVNVSLDKAQNVSLNIEGAKTNTVSGRILTCKNIKDYNDFDNPNLVKPAIFSDAKVSKSGLKVKIPARSVVVLELK
- a CDS encoding transketolase family protein, which gives rise to MNDKKLMNLAADNIRILAASMVEKAKSGHPGGAMGGADFINVLFSEFLVYDPENPTWEGRDRFYLDPGHMSPMLYSVLCLSGKFTLDELQQLRQWGSPTPGHPERDLERGIENTSGPLGQGHTFAAGAAVAEKFLQARLGKEMIQHKIYAYISDGGIEEEISQGTGRLAGVLGLNNLIMFYDSNDIQLSTECGMVMNEDTEAKYKAWGWNVIKINGNDPDQIREAIKKAQNEESRPTLIIGKTIMGKGALKDDGSSYERNVKTHGAPLGGDAFQNTIKNLSGDPTDPFKIFDDVKALYENRQIELKKIVAERHAAEAAWAKTNPEKAAQMKEWFSGKAPKVDWSTVIQKENSATRAASAACLGALAQQVPNMICSSADLSNSDKTDGFLKYTKSLVKDDFSGAFFQAGVSELTMACMCIGMYLHGGVIPACGTFFVFSDYMKPAVRMAALMQVPIKFIWTHDAFRVGEDGPTHEPVEQEAQIRLMEKMKNHAGKDSVRVFRPADADETTVCWKLAMENIETPTALIFSRQNITKLPAGTDYEQAAKGAYVVAGSDEKFDVILLADGSEVATLVSGTELLRKDGIKVRIVSVPSEGLFRNQSKEYQESILPKGSKIFGMTAGLPVTLEGLVGANGKVFGMESFGFSAPYQVLDQKLGYTAENVYNQVKELLAE
- a CDS encoding RpiB/LacA/LacB family sugar-phosphate isomerase, whose amino-acid sequence is MDIKTIGLASDHAGYELKQYVKQYCEAHGYEYKDYGTYSTDSCDYSDFGHALAQGIESGEVYPGIAICGSGEGISMTLNKHQNIRAGLCWIPEIAHLIRQHNNANVLVMPGRFIDNAMAKKIMDEYFSTDFEGGRHQRRIDKIPIQKK
- a CDS encoding glycosyltransferase family 2 protein is translated as MMKVSIITCTYNSEKTILDTINSVLSQKYKNIEYLIIDGKSTDSTIDIIRLNQFNFSGRLRFISEPDNGIYDAMNKGILNSTGDIIGFLNSDDYFTSDDVIGSMIDNFEEGIDAVYGDVHFIKNGNKEKCVRYYSSAIFRPMMLKYGLMPAHPTFYAKKDVYLKYGLFSLDYKIAADYDMMVRLFYKYNIKAKYIKMDFVTMRVGGISTKNLYSRFLTTKEDLKACRNYGLKTNLFFISFKYLKKIFEIKPNII